In Gigantopelta aegis isolate Gae_Host chromosome 6, Gae_host_genome, whole genome shotgun sequence, the following are encoded in one genomic region:
- the LOC121374627 gene encoding glycine receptor subunit alpha-2-like, which translates to MNSPGRCSGTVCLHDKLISLVGAGPEVEIRCASPDSAALTGLHRAGTFTSELLDLLLSQAASGNQDVKNTPPDFNSDNATIIEVMLYVDSIDSVNEAEMDFTIGLLLHLQWHDDRLVKFNLKKFFGNLTFLEFDSQNIKRIWVPDVFFPNEKKASFHDVMMANQMMRLYRDGKIMYISRLSVTLSCPMNLRNYPFDKQMCSLQIMSFGYTEDKLKFNWMNSSGNSPVIVNKMVELPQFEVNGQEPNFCHIMYHQNTGKHSCLQANFFLSRNIGYYVVQMYIPSILIVTLSWISFWLTVNSVPGRISLGVLTVLTMTTQSSGVNASLPRVSYTKAIDVWMSTCLVFVFAALLEFAIVNVLSRKDTLSGFSIRNLFTIPRDIENGNLTEVQLPLEGSPSDRPDKVDSFSPSRRRGRRGIVIAMYMDVASRICFPAAFFLFILCYWIYYTML; encoded by the exons ATGAATTCGCCAGGGAGATGCTCTGGGACGGTGTGTCTTCACGATAAACTTATTTCACTTGTTGGCGCGGGTCCCGAGGTGGAGATAAGGTGCGCCTCACCAGACTCTGCAGCCCTTACTGGTTTACACCGCGCTGGGACCTTTAC ATCAGAACTTCTGGATTTACTGCTTAGTCAAGCAGCTAGTGGAAACCAGGATGTGAAAAACACACCTCCAGACTTCAACTCGG ATAATGCCACAATTATTGAGGTCATGTTATATGTAGACAGTATCGATTCTGTCAACGAAGCAGAaatg gaTTTCACCATTGGCCTTTTGTTGCATTTGCAGTGGCATGATGATCGCCTTGTgaaattcaatttaaaaaagttCTTTGGAAATTTAACGTTTTTAGAATTTGACTCTCAGAATATAAAAAGGATTTGGGTCCCGGACGTTTTCTTTCCCAATGAAAAGAAAGCTTCATTCCATGACGTCATGATGGCCAATCAGATGATGCGTCTCTACCGCGATGGCAAGATAATGTATATTTCAAG ATTGTCCGTGACGTTGAGCTGTCCGATGAACTTGAGGAATTACCCATTTGACAAGCAGATGTGTTCCTTGCAGATCATGAGCT TTGGTTATACAGAAGACAAGCTGAAGTTCAACTGGATGAATAGCTCCGGAAACAGCCCAGTGATCGTCAACAAAATGGTGGAGCTACCACAGTTTGAAGTAAACGGCCAGGAACCAAATTTCTGTCATATAATGTACCATCAAAATACAG GAAAACACAGCTGCCTCCAAGCCAACTTCTTTCTGTCCCGGAACATCGGCTACTACGTCGTTCAGATGTACATTCCCAGCATCCTCATCGTGACGTTGTCGTGGATATCCTTCTGGCTGACGGTCAACTCGGTGCCAGGTCGAATCTCATTGGGCGTCCTCACGGTGCTCACCATGACGACCCAGAGTTCAGGGGTCAACGCCTCGCTCCCGCGCGTGTCCTACACCAAGGCCATTGACGTGTGGATGTCCACGTGCCTCGTGTTCGTGTTCGCGGCGCTGCTTGAGTTCGCCATCGTGAACGTTCTCAGCAGGAAAGACACTCTTTCGGGATTCTCTATAAGAAACTTATTCACTATTCCTAGAGATATAGAGAATGGAAATTTAACAGAG GTCCAGTTACCGCTAGAAGGAAGTCCATCAGATCGACCAGACAAAGTGGACTCTTTCTCCCCGTCCAGGAGACGGGGCAGAAGAGGAATAGTTATCGCAATGTACATGGATGTCGCTTCTAGGATATGTTTTCCCGCCGCCTTTTTCCTCTTTATCTTGTGCTACTGGATTTATTATACCATGCTGTGA